The nucleotide sequence ATTGAGAAGCGCTATGGACTGCACGAACACCGTGATGGCTCCCCCATGGACAGGAGCTGGGGCTCTGGTGGGGGACAGGACCCAGGGGGTGGTCAGGGGTCTGGGGGAGGGCAGCCCAAGGCAGGGATGCCTGCCATGGAGAGGCTGCCCCCTGAGAGGCCACAGCCCCAGGTCCTAGCCAGCCCCCCAGTACAGAATGGAGGACTCAGGGACAGCAGCCTAGCCCCTCGTGCACTTGAAGGGAACCCCAGAGCTTCTGCAGAGCCAACACTGAGGGCCGGAGGGAGGGGCCCAAGCCCAGGGCTGCCCACTCAAGAGGCAAATGGGCAGCCAAGCAAACCAGACACTTCTGATCACCAGGTAGGAAAACACAGCCGGGACTGCACTGGGCTGGGCTCTTATTGCTCTCTACTCTGGGGGGCACTGATAGGACCTACTCCTGGTCTCTCATTGTTGACCCCTCCCCTTTCTCTCAGGTGTCTCTACCACAGGGAGCAGGTAGTATGTGAGGTGAGTCTGCCTGAGCCCTAAATGAGGTAATCTCATCTTCCCATCACCTACTTAAACTATTTAAGCCTTTCGGCTCTCTGAACCCCCAGAGTAAACTGCAGGCTTAGCCTTTGCTATAAATCCCTTGGTTTGGTGGTGCAGGTAGGGAAGGTCCTGGAGCCCCAGGGGAAAAGCTGGACACAGCTTGAACAGGAAGCAACAGTGttattcttcctcttctccaagTCTCCTTCATTGTGCTGATGGACTACCAGCTGGCAGGGCCAGGGGGTGGGTGGGCGTGAAAGCCCTCCCCTCCACTGAACAGCACTGCCCCCCAGCTGAGGGACCAGCTCTACTTCCACCTGGAGTTGCACAGTCTCAGGCTGGGGGCCTCAGGAGAGGTCACAGCCCCTCAGtctcttctccttcccctgcCTGCAACAGGCTGCCTGCCCCGCCTTCCCCAACACCTCGCTCCATGTGATAGAGCGTGGCAGCTGGGAGCAGGCCCCTGCCCGTGGTGGGCCCCTAAAGCAATAGCACCGTAGGCCCCCTGCCCTCTTAGCACAAGAGGCCCAGGCCCTGGCCTGGCCTTCGTGCCCTTTATTCATTGTCAATAAATCCGCTCAGACCATTACAGCTGCTTCGAATCCTGGCTCCAGCTCCTGATTCCCAAGGCCTGTTCCTCTCCCCAGCCCAACCCCAGTGACCCTGGCATCCAGAGTGGGGTGGGTCATGGAGCCAGGGTGGGGAAAGAGGTGGGCCAGAACCACTAGAGACCTTGATGGATGGTTTCCAGCCCCAGAGATTTCAGGCATTTCACCACCCTAGATAGGGTGATGACAGAAGAGAAAGTAGTAGTTCCGGTCCTAGAGATGATAGAACAATGGGAAAAAAAGGAGTGGGTTCCAGCTCCAGAAATGGGAAGGGGCAAGTTTCCACCCttggaggtgagggtggaaatAAGGGCGATTCCAGCTTTTGGCTGTGTTGCTCTGGATCATTGATGGTGTGGTCTGACAGCTTGAAGATAGGGACAGCAGCATCACTGGGGGTCAAGGCTTCCCTGGCCTTCAGGTGAGGGGATCTGGGTGGCCAGGATCCGGGGCTTTAGCCGGCGGGGGAGGTGGTGGACGCATCTGTAGGGAACACACAGTTAGTGCTCCAGAGTTCTCCCTTAAGGGTATCCCTGTCTATTCCCTCAGCCCTGCAGACAAAACAGGACTGGTTGGAATAACCCCTCTACATACAATCTCCTCCAAGGCAAGGGTCCTTACCGGCCTGAGTCGAGGTGCCATCATGTCCAGGAACCCGGGGAAGTCCAGGGCTTTGTCTGGAAATAAGAACCACAAGTCAGTCTTCAGACTTTGTTTTGTTCAATGCTGTATCTCCAGCACTTAGGACAGTggcattctataaatatttgttaaattaatggtCACCATCCTAGACCATAAAATCCATCACTCTATCCACTGTCCTCAACATTTATTGGGCAACTGCTGTATAATCAGCTCTGCTCAAGGTACAAAACTAAGGGAGATAGGATGCATAGTGCTCCCACCCCCAATGGCTGTCAAGAAACCAATAATGAAACCTCAACAAACACAATAAATGACTAAGTGCTAAGTCACGCAAAGTGAACTTGGGGTGGTGGAGATGGTGGTAACTCCAGGGAGGGAGACTCCTTGTGGACAAGGTGGAAGTACCAGAAGGTTTTAGAAAAGGCAGGCATtccacagccataaaaaagaatgaaatcatgtcctctgcagcaacatgaatggagttggatgccattatcctaagtgaactaactcagaaacagaaaaccaaatattgcatgttctcacttataagtgggagctaaacaacgagtacacatggacatagagatggAAATAACAGACTCCCAGGACTCCAAAGGGGGCAAAGGTAGGAGTGGAGGCAGGGgcgagggttgaaaaattacctatcaggtacaatgttcactatttgagtTACaggtacactagaagcccaatctccaccagtatgcaatatatccatatgacaaacaagcacatgtacctcctgaatctaaaataaataataaaataaaactgctatagacatttaaaaaagaaaaaaaagtgggcatcagaaaaaataatgataCAAAGCTAGGTATCTGGACACTAGGAGCAAAAGGTGCATATTGGGAGGACACCGTGAGAGAagttagctaatttttaaaataataacagtgactgcatacttactgtgtgccaggcacaatgcTGTGTGGTCCACAGGCATCTTTTTTAACTCTCATAAGAATTCAATGAGCTAGTACCTTTTCCTTACCTCATAAAGAACATAAACTGAGGCCAAGACAGGTTCAGAATCCCACCACACACTTGGAGATGACAGAGCGGGACCTGAACCAGtcagcctggctccagagcccaggcAAGTGCTCTCCACCAAGCAAGATGCCTGAGGGCACGGAGAGGACCAGAGCGTGACCTGGGAGTCCaagcttcctccttcttcctgtcTGTTAGCCTCCCAGGGCTCCCAGTTCCTTCCACTCACCCCCAGGCAGGACAGGTGCAGGGGGCCCATCCAACACAGAGGTAGGTGCAGGTGGGGAGAagctgggaggagaaggggaTGGCAGCATCTGGAGGTGGGGTGGGCACAGAGTTATTCCTGGCATGTGGGGAGGTTTTACCAGCTTTTCCTCTCATCCCATCTCCAGTTCCTTCCTCATCACTTCTCAATACAGGAAGTGGCCAAATGCTTGCATTCAGGTGGGGGGTGTAGCTGACAAATATTTCAACAGCCAATATGTATTGAACGCTTATGTTTACTATGTCTCAAGTGTTCTGCTAGCACTTCACGTGTACTAATTCATTCAATCCTCACCACTACCCCATGAGGTAGGCATTTTTAATAATATGACTCCTATGTTAGAAGTGAGACCCAGGTTAAGCCAGCTGTCCAAAATCACGAAGCCAGTTATTGGCAGAGTGCTGGCTAGAACCCAGTTCTCCTGATGTCCACTCCTATTCTCTTTCTgctgtatgtatatacattataaCAACAGATATCTTATATTGAAACACCTTCTGCATTCCAGTGCACTAAAGGCTTTGCCtcggcggggcgcagtggctcatgcctataatcccagcacattgggaggccaaggcaggcagatcacctgaggtcaggagtttgagaccagcctgaccaaatggagaaaccctgtatctactaaaaatagaaaattagccgggcgtggcggcacgtgcctgtaatcccagctactcgaggggctgatacaggagaatcgcttgaacctgggaggcagaggttgcggtgagctgagatcgcaccattgcactccagcctgggcaacaagagcgaaactctgtctcaaaaaaaaaaaaaaaaaaaaaagaaggctttaTCTCGATTATCTCTAATTATGACAGTGAGCCTGCTAAAGtaggtattatccccattttacatgtgaagaaacaagctcagagaggttaaatcatTGCCCAAGTCATACAATAGAAATTTGAACTCAGATCTATCCAGCACTAAAGTAGGACCCCCCAAACTCCTATGAAGGCTGCCTTGGTTTCCCTTTTCCCTGCCCCCCCATAGGAGATGGGAGGCCCAGGCCACTATAGGAGGTAAAACTGGGGAGCAGAGGAGGCATTAAGATGAATATGAGGCTTTATTGGGGTGGGAGGGTCAACCCAGAGGTGCCTGGGGAGTTCAGGGAGAAGGTAAGCCTCACCTGTTCAGGGTCAGAGAGTTCAGGTGGCCCTGGGGGGCCAAGCAGCTCTTCCACCAGCAGGGAGGGGAAGACCCCAACACGGCCCCCAAATTCTCCCCTCCAGAAGCCGTCATCTACTCCATCTTGGGCCCGGGGCAGCAGACGGATGAGTGCCCCCTCAGGGAAGCTCAGCTCCTCTGCACTCTGTCCGGTGTAGCTGTACAGGGCCTGTGCCAGGAATGCTACAGAGGCCCAGGAGAGACGGTGAGAGGGAGGTGGGTAGCGGTGCCCCAGGACCATGACGCCCCAGGGCTACAACCCCTAACAATTCTTCTCCATACCCAGGGTCCTCTAACCCACAATTTCCCTTCTTACCTGTGGGCTCTGCCCCGCAGGGATTGTCACTGTCTTGGCTGCTCTCTGGGAGGGAGAGGTCCGGGAAGTTGAGATATCGCTCAGGGACAAAGCCTACCTCGCCGTGCTGGTTCCGAGCCTGCTCACCCAGCAATGTGAACAGATATTAGACTTACCTCAGCAGTCCATGACCCTGGCTCTCTTCTACTCAGGCTTCTAGCTTTGCCTAGAAGGGTCTATGGAGGCCACAGAGAAGTCCCTCCTACTGCCCCCAACCCAAGGTCAGAGCCCGGGGTCCCATACCCACCTTGACCCATTCGTCAGCATCTCCCTCCTCTATGACCTCCAGCCACTCACCCTCCGTGATTGTCAGCTCATCCTCACGCCCTGCCTGGGCCACACACGAAGGATTCAGGACTTGGCTGTCCCCCACCCTTGCCCATCAGAGGTCCCCACCCCCATTCATACCTGATAGTGAAATACCACGTGtgcagggcaggggagggccCTCGTGGCCAGGGCTTGGGGGGCAGGCTCCTCAAAGAGCTCTCCCGTCTCCTCACATTCCTCAAAGTCAGAAAGCTCAGCATCCTCAGCCTAGAGGGGCAAAGAACAGACCTCATATGGGGCCCACTCTCAAGCACTGGTTCTATCTCCCACTCTTCCATCTTTCCTCTAAAGGACACCATGGATCCCCCTCCAAGGCAGTTGCACCCATCCACTCACCATGTACACAACCACAGTCACCACAGAGCAGGATAATACTAACAGTAATAGCAGAGTTACAGTAATTGAGTgcatactatgtgccagatacaaTGCAAAGTATCTTGTGTATATTGTCTCATGTAATCTTCATAATGACCCAGTGTTAATAGTTTTGCACAACTATTAACCTCACTTTATTTACAAGGAAACTGGggttcagaaaggttaagtcaCTTTTCGAGATTGCACAGCTCATAAGTGGAGTGGCTGGTACTCAAAGCCCTTACAGACTGCCCCAGAACCCTACTTCTTAATCATTCTATTATGCtcataataaaaatttactgAGGACTCTATGCCAGAAATTATGCAAAGAATGATATATGAATGATTTCACTTAAGCCTCGTAATAACCCTTTGAGTTAGGCACAACTGTGATTCCAGTTTTATAGGGTTTGCCTTCCACTGGAGTTTTTCCCTTCTAAGTAAGGATGGGTAGTGTTGGGGGAGGAGCTCACGGTTGGAGAGAGGTCCCTCTGGGACAGCCGAGCCTCACTGAGCCGCCGCTCCTGCTCCACCTCATCCTGGGCCTGGGTCATGGCTGGCTTCAGCCAGCGCTCCACATCTAAGCCAGCCCCCTGCAGCAGAGCCAGCCGGGCAGCCCCCTTCACCTGGCTCACCTGCCATGGGGAGGAAGTAAGTTAGTGGAACCTGGCTAATGGCAGTGTTTACTCTctgcttctcccttccttcctcccaccatCAGAAAGAAGAGTAGAGGGAGTGGGGCTTGCCTGAGAAGGTGGGATCTCTAACCTCAGGGGTGTGCCTCACCTGTGCCCGGCGGATGCTCTCTCGCACTTCCTGTAACCTCTGTTCTATGCTTGAAGCCTCCCGCTCTGAAGCCTGCTGCCGCCTCTGCTCCAGTCGTTGCAGTACCTGGTTGGGAAGGCAGAGAACAGGGGTGGGTGGAAATACTGTGGGGCATGACTTACTATGGGACTGGTACTTTGCTAGTTGCATCACAtacattatgtcatttaatcttcccTATGAGGTGGGTGCTATCATTGGCCCTACTTTagtgatgaggaaattgaagtccagagaggttaagtcactccCTTACCCGGGGCTACAGAACTAGGAAGCAACAGAAGAGAATTTGAACCTATGTCGGTCTAGCTCCAAAAACTGTGCTCTTAACTATTGTGCCACACTGTTACCTTAAAATACCTTTCCCTCCCCTCTGTAGCTCCATGACACCCTCAATGGCTCCAAGATCCCCTCTCTCAGCTCTTCTTGCTGAGACAAGAAGGTGCACATGACACCTGTGCCCCCCACCTCACCCGATGCCCATGGTTCTGGATCTTGTAGTCACGGGCAGCTCGGCTGGTCAAGCGCTGAACCTCTTTCTCCAGGCCACTCTTGCCAGCCACGCCTTCTGCTCCCCACTCCAGGACACACACCTGAATGGGTCAGGGGGTGCTGTGAGGAGGACCTGAGGCTGCTCCTTCTCTCCAGTTCCCTCCTTTTTCCACTCTATCTTGACCTCCAAGGacaaggacaaagagaaaggGGCACATGCCTACAGTCATGGACACAGGTAATGTGGACACAGAGATACAGAGCTTCAGAAATGGGATCCAGGTCAAGGGACAGAGGTAGAATGAAAAGGATGGTGCAGTCAAGTGACTGAAAGGTGGACTGaggtgtgtttttttgtgtgtgtcctgtTGGGAGGGAGGTGAGCTGGAGTTCTGAAACCCCCTCTCCACGGTGTACACTCACTAAGTTAACACAAAGACAAAGATAATGGAGGAGGCCTAAATCATAGTCGCCTTTATATGTGGCCTGGTTCCAACAAGCAGGAAGATCTCACCTGATCAGTCCCTGCTGGCTGAAACtgctgaggtggggtgggggaaaataCACCAGGCTCCTGAAGAAACAGCTTCAGGTCTTGCTCCCAGCTTACCTAGGGGTTGGGAAAAGTCAAAGTCACTCATTCACTGACTCACTCTCCAACCCTGTCCCTAGCACTTCTTGGAAGAAAAAGGACAATGTGTGAAGCAAAGAGGGCTGCATTGGGAGGGAAGGGTAAAAAGGATCCCCGGGGAAGCTCTTAGAGGCCACAGCCCTCACCTGGGAGGTTGTCTGCTCCCCGCGGTGGGCATGCTCCAGGATGACCTCTGCGGCTTCCAGCTCAGTGCGGCTCAGGGAGGTCAGGGGGTCCCTCAAGTGCTCTGACAGCTCACTGACCAGGGCCTAGAGAGAACCCCAAGATACTGACACCACCCTTCCCCCAGACCTCTACCAGACCTCTACTGTAAAATAGGCTCGTTCCAGATTTGACAGGTGATGGGCATGAGGtataggaaggagagaagaagacaTTCTTCATGAGAAAGGCCCTCGTGTGCAGAGCACTTAGAAGTTTAAAACACGTTCACATCCGTTCTCTCCTTTGAGCCCCACTAGTGCTATAAGATAGGCAGAGAAAGGGTTATCCCTGATGAGGAATCTGGGGTTCAGAAGAGTTTAAGTGTACTGTACAATGCCATGCAGCCAGCTAGGAGCAGAACCAGAGCCCACGTATGTATCATCTACCCACTCTAAACAGACAAGATCCCCTGCACCACCCACTGTCATGGGGATCAAGAAGCAGGGGGAggtcctcctttccctccctgctGAGGGATAGGGGTGTCTGGGTTAAAACTGGCCTTGAGCAGAGCTGGCAGTTCCTCCTGGTAGTAATGGTCGAGGTGGGCATTGGTAGCCACCAAGTTAAGCAGGTACTCATTGCGGGCTGCTTGCAGCTGCTGGGAGTACTGGGCTGACTGGGCGGACAGCTAGGAGGGTAAACTGATGTCAATAGGAAGCCCTAGACCCCCAGAGTCCTTCCAAGACCAATTGAGAAGCCAGATCCAGAATGGATTCTCacattattgagtgcttactatgtgcctggcactacACTAAAAATGTTGCATACACACAACTCCTGCTCAAAATCCTCTAGTGCCTTCTGCacgcatttaaaataaaatccactgTTCCTTACCATGGTCCACCAGGTTCAATATGAGCTGGCCCCCGCAACCTCTCTGACCTCTTTTCAAGCGCTTGTTCCCTTGCTCACAGTACTCCAGCCATACTGGCCCTCTCTCAGTTCCTCGAGCCTACAAAGTTATTCCCACCTCAGACCCTTTGCACTCACCATTTCTTCtctctggaatgttcttcccctaGATCTTTGCAAGGCCAGCTCCTTCTTGACAGTTAGGCCACCTATTCAGAGAGGCCTCCCTCTAAATTCTACCCCCTTGTTATTCTTTATCATAGtaccttgttttattttcatcttaatcTAAGTATTTATTTGCTGTCTGTCTCTCTTAACCAGACTGTGAGGGCAGGAATTCCACTGGTAGTGTTCTCCACTGTATCCATaatgtctagaacagtgcctatTATATACAGATCCTCAATAAATGCATATTAAAGGACTTAAAAAGAAGggtattctttccattttatagaagaaaataaggctcACAGAGATCAAGTAAATTAACCAAGGTTACCCACCCAGGAAGTAGGAGAGCCTGGATTCAACCCAGTCTTTCATACATATGCACCTATGTTCCAAACCACTAGACtactctgcctccctcttccctgcCCCCACTCATGCCCTCATCCCTCGAACCTTGGTGCTCAGTTTCTGGAGACTGGTCCGAGAGTGGAAGATCCCATGGTCACTTCGGTTTAGCCTGTGCAGATGAGAGAAAGGAGTCAGGCCCACCCCAAGTGGGAGAATATGAGATCAGAGTCAGGCCCAGCTTTGGTGACTTGGCTCCACCCCTAGACAGCCCCACCTCCCTGTTCCCCAACCTTGGGCTTCCTCACTCTCCATGACCCCACCTGGCCTGGACATCAGCCGCCTTCTCCTGTGCCAAGGCCCACACACGTTCCCGCTGCCCATACAGCTTCCGACTTCGGCTCAGCTCCCGGACAGACTGCAGCACCTCAGCCTGCGCCCTCTGGAGGTTCTCTGTTCCCTATTGGGATGCATACACAAAGTCCTTACCTAGACCACCTTTGGTCCCAAGCCAGCTCTTCCTTCACCCCAACCTCTGAGCCATACCTTCCTAAGCACCTGCTCCTTGGCGCTCCGCCCTGTACCCCCTGCTAGGTCACGGTATCGGTCAGACGCCTGGAGTCGGGTTTGGCCCCCAGCCACGGTGGCATCCAGCAGGCAGCGCCAGGCACCGAACACTGTCCTGCCCCTCCCCAGAGAAGGTCTGTGTTGAGGAGGAGAGCACTCCACAGCTTCATGAGaccacccccacctcctgccccctGACCAACACCATGGGAGACAGAGTGCTTTCCCATCCTCCCTTGTCTGGGAGCCCATCAATCGATCAGCCCATTAGCTCAGCCACAAGCCTCACTCCTGCCCTCCACCCCACCCACAGTGTCCTTGCTGGGTCAgctcctctgctgctgctgtgtcAGCTCTACCTACAGCTCACGTGCCTTCCCCACTTGCTAGGCCTTCATCCCCACAGGTTCCTGGGGCTGAGCTCCCCATCACTTTTTGGCCTCTGTGGCCCTCCCCCTCCATAGGGCCCACCTGCTGTCCATCTCACCGCTCCGGTGCCCTTCCCTCTTCAGGAATGGGCCAGCCAGTTTCTGGAGTGCCTGGTGAAAAAGCCATCACAGAACCAAGTTCCCTTTCAAAGACCCACCCCAACTGGCAGAATATGACATCAGAGTATAATCATACCATTCTTTGGGTACATTATGTGCCACTTGCTTTGCTAAATGCCTTATAGTCATTAATttgtttaatccttacaacaaccctacATGAAGgtaaggtattattattattcccatttcacagagaaagaaactgaggtcaagaaaggttaagtaacttgtccaaggtcacatggctataATTACACAGCAGGGATCTGACACCAGTCTGCTTGACTCTAGGCATCTGCTCTTGACCACAATAGGGATAGGTATGGACAGACATTACTGGTGATGTAAGAGAGGCTGGAACAAGAGGTAAGGTCCAGAGAAAAGTCCCATACCTGCCCATACTCCCGTTCAATGGCTGCCCTCTGCTTGCTGTAGGATCTGCGGAGATTGCAGGTCGGGGGTGAGGTGGGGGATAAGGTTATGTTTGGTCCTGTTCTCCCATCCTCAGTCCTCTACTCTGGGCAGGAGGGAGCGGTTGGGGGGAGCCAGGTTCCTAGAGTGTAACTACACCCAGAGGGAATGGGACTGATGGGAGTCCTTGAGATCACCTCGGGCAGCTGCAACACAGGAAACCCTCACCTTACTGCCCCGGGCCCCAGCAGGATCCTCCCCACCCCAGAGGTTCATCTGTAGGCTTAGAGGTGAAGACTGATGGGGGCCTGGGTACGATGTCTGCCAGCCTTCCAACAGGtctggaagagggagagggattcTGCCCTAAGGTTGattgtggggttgggggcagtGGTGTGGAGTCAAGGGCTTTGAGGGAGGGTTCCTGTGTGTTTATGTGGGTgggagggggttggggggggtTAGGTGGGGGAGCATTCCTATCCAGTATCTGGAGAGGCCAGGCCTAGGGTGAGGGCTGTGGATGGGTCGGCTGGGGAGCTCTTGGCCCCTGTTCCTCCACCCCAGCACATGTATACTGGGGAGAAGTGGCGCACAACGACGAAGGTGAGTGTAAATGAAGGGGGTTGGGGGGGCTACCTGATGTCCTCCAGCAGATCCGCCTCCCTCTGCTGCCAGGTCTGAAGGATGCTCAGCTGTTCCAGGAAGCgaagcttcacctcctgggccGGCTTCACCTGTGGGGGCAAAGAGAGGATGAAGACCCCAGCGCAAGGACCTAAAAAACACTCCGCGCAGGGAGCGGtgagggggcggggccgggggggTGCTGAGCTCTTTCCTCTGTTACTTCTGGTTTGGGGTCTGACCCCTTCCGACTTCCCGTCTCCTACCCCAAGTCGGATGCCCCCTTAGCTCCCTCCGTTCCCCCAGCCCGCCAGGAGTCCCCATTCAGGGCCAAGCTCACTTTTCGGGGCGGCGGCTGCATCTCCGCTCCAGCAAGGCGGTCAGCCACTGGACTCCGGAACTGGAGGAAGCCCCGCCCACTATGGAGCCCCGCCCACTATGGAGCCCCGCCGCAGGCTAGGTCAGGCCCCGCCCTCTGCCCGCCCACGACTTGTCCGGCGACGTCGCAGGGCGCGGAAGCGAGAGGGGGCCACCGAGAAACTAAACCTGTTACTGCTGCGAATACGCCGGCAGGGTCCGGGTGGCGGGGCGGGCGGGGCGGACGCAGCGTCCGCTGGGCGGTGGGAAGAACCCCAGGCATCTGAGTCAAGACGCCTAAGTTCTATTTGTAGTGTAACCACTGATTCAGCCTGTAATTATTGATaattattcatttgcatatgtagATCCCCAGTCCCCGAGCTAATGatgaggaatggagaggaattcAGTGTGTGACCAGGGAAACTGAGTCACTGGGCACCTGAGCAAAGATGCATCTGACGAAGAGAGGGCTGGTCCCAGACCTTTTCCTAATTCCCGCTTAACTGGAAAAGCCAGCGTGAGCGGGGTGAGAAAGATGCCTGGATCCAGGAAGGAACCAGGCCCAAAGGGAAAAAGACTTGGCCCCACTGAAAACTAAACGATACCAGTGAGTCGGCGAGAGCGGGAGATGCGCAGGAAGCCCCTGCCACCTTTAGGATCTTCCAGCCCTAGCACTGCTTCCTGAGGAGCCTCTCCCCAATTCCTCATCCTCCTCACCTAAGCTTCTTTGGCTCAGGCACCTGTCCCAGTACCCCTGACATGTCTCAAAACTCCAGATTCACATTCCAACTCCCCACTGACACCTCTGCTAGTATATCTAATAGGAACCTCAACTTTTAAAGCTTTTAAACCTCCTTCAACCTGATCCTCCCCCCGTAACGTTTTAAATGGCACCGCATTTCCTCCAGTCAGTTAAGTCAGAAACCCAGAGTCAGTGTGCCTTCTCCTACCCCTACATTCTATCCATCAGTAAGTCCTACAGGTTCTATTtcaaacaacaataaacaaacaaaaacctcttgATCCACTTCCCTCAATTTCCAAGACCACCATCCTAGTCCAAGCCCCCATTATTAGACTTCTGGTCTAATATCTGATCTCCTTGCTTCCACACTGCCCTCACCCCAACCCACTGTTCACACAGCACTCAGAGTGatcaaccttttttttcttttttaaagggaaataagATCTCATAATTTACTTGCTTAAAATGCACTTgcttcagaataaaatccaaatagaATCCATGGCCTTCAAGGCTACGCATGGAAGACCCTGCTGGTCTTTCTTACTTCAGCCTGTACTCTCCTCCCACTGTCCgctcactgtgctccagcctcttTGCTGTTCCCTCAGTAGACCAAGTCCCTTCCAATGCAGAGTTCTTCATGCCTGCTTTCTTTCTCCAGAATCTCCTCCTTCCAGCGTTCCATCTGTCGCCTCCAACAGCTTCTTTCCCTTACTTTGCAACTCTTCACAGATGCCTTCCCCATCCACCCAGTCCAAAGACCATCTCCa is from Pan troglodytes isolate AG18354 chromosome 4, NHGRI_mPanTro3-v2.0_pri, whole genome shotgun sequence and encodes:
- the RELL2 gene encoding RELT-like protein 2 isoform X1; the protein is MSEPQPDLEPPQHGLYMLFLLVLVFFLMGLVGFMICHVLKKKGYRCRTSRGSEPDDAQLQPPEDDDMNEDTVERIVRCIIQNEANAEALKEMLGDSEGEGTVQLSSVDATSSLQDGAPSHHHTVHLGSAAPCIHCSRSKRPPLVRQGRSKEGKSRPRTGETTVFSVGRFRVTHIEKRYGLHEHRDGSPMDRSWGSGGGQDPGGGQGSGGGQPKAGMPAMERLPPERPQPQVLASPPVQNGGLRDSSLAPRALEGNPRASAEPTLRAGGRGPSPGLPTQEANGQPSKPDTSDHQVGKHSRDCTGLGSYCSLLWGALIGPTPGLSLLTPPLSLRCLYHREQVVCEVGKVLEPQGKSWTQLEQEATVLFFLFSKSPSLC
- the RELL2 gene encoding RELT-like protein 2 isoform X2 — protein: MSEPQPDLEPPQHGLYMLFLLVLVFFLMGLVGFMICHVLKKKGYRCRTSRGSEPDDAQLQPPEDDDMNEDTVERIVRCIIQNEANAEALKEMLGDSEGEGTVQLSSVDATSSLQDGAPSHHHTVHLGSAAPCIHCSRSKRPPLVRQGRSKEGKSRPRTGETTVFSVGRFRVTHIEKRYGLHEHRDGSPMDRSWGSGGGQDPGGGQGSGGGQPKAGMPAMERLPPERPQPQVLASPPVQNGGLRDSSLAPRALEGNPRASAEPTLRAGGRGPSPGLPTQEANGQPSKPDTSDHQVGKHSRDCTGLGSYCSLLWGALIGPTPGLSLLTPPLSLRCLYHREQVVCEVSLPEP
- the RELL2 gene encoding RELT-like protein 2 isoform X3 → MSEPQPDLEPPQHGLYMLFLLVLVFFLMGLVGFMICHVLKKKGYRCRTSRGSEPDDAQLQPPEDDDMNEDTVERIVRCIIQNEANAEALKEMLGDSEGEGTVQLSSVDATSSLQDGAPSHHHTVHLGSAAPCIHCSRSKRPPLVRQGRSKEGKSRPRTGETTVFSVGRFRVTHIEKRYGLHEHRDGSPMDRSWGSGGGQDPGGGQGSGGGQPKAGMPAMERLPPERPQPQVLASPPVQNGGLRDSSLAPRALEGNPRASAEPTLRAGGRGPSPGLPTQEANGQPSKPDTSDHQVGKHSRDCTGLGSYCSLLWGALIGPTPGLSLLTPPLSLRCLYHREQVVCESPSLC